A stretch of the Planctomycetota bacterium genome encodes the following:
- a CDS encoding M14 family zinc carboxypeptidase, translating into MKRRLLAPLAACCTVWLAGCAAEKIDGRAPGMDAPPPPRTPIFASEGGAAPEIAGLLLLGRSALGRPLELRTHGRGPIRVLLIGLIHGDEAEAFDRFDDLWAALVAAGMDHVITLHAIPSMNPDGYEQRRRSNARGVDLNRNWPAGNFRPGRTRGPAPLSEPETAAVHEHLLAFDPDAIIVLHSMRGGPLVDPDGPADDLAHAFVAAARTVDPRWRVQADFTNPPGSLGSYAGLDRGIATLTVEFRRGTDPQAAFEVARAGLAGTLGVLARRMR; encoded by the coding sequence ATGAAGCGGCGGCTGCTGGCACCGCTCGCCGCGTGTTGCACCGTGTGGCTCGCGGGCTGTGCCGCGGAAAAGATCGATGGTCGTGCGCCGGGGATGGACGCCCCCCCTCCTCCTCGCACGCCGATCTTTGCCAGCGAGGGCGGAGCGGCTCCAGAGATCGCTGGATTGTTGCTGCTGGGACGATCGGCGCTCGGACGGCCCCTCGAGCTGCGCACCCACGGCCGCGGCCCGATCCGCGTGCTGCTCATCGGCCTCATCCACGGTGACGAGGCCGAGGCGTTCGATCGCTTTGACGACCTGTGGGCCGCCCTCGTCGCCGCCGGCATGGACCACGTGATCACGCTGCACGCCATCCCGAGCATGAACCCCGACGGCTACGAGCAGCGCCGCCGCTCGAACGCGCGGGGCGTGGACCTCAACCGCAACTGGCCCGCCGGCAACTTCCGGCCCGGCCGCACCCGCGGCCCCGCACCCCTGAGCGAGCCCGAGACCGCCGCCGTGCACGAGCACTTGCTCGCGTTTGACCCCGACGCGATCATCGTGCTGCACTCGATGCGGGGCGGGCCGCTGGTCGATCCCGACGGCCCCGCGGACGATCTTGCGCACGCCTTCGTCGCCGCGGCCCGCACCGTCGATCCACGCTGGCGGGTGCAGGCCGACTTCACGAACCCGCCGGGTTCGCTGGGCAGCTACGCCGGCCTCGATCGAGGCATCGCGACGCTGACGGTCGAGTTCCGCCGCGGCACCGATCCGCAGGCGGCGTTCGAGGTCGCTCGTGCCGGACTGGCGGGGACGCTCGGCGTGCTGGCTCGGCGGATGCGGTAG
- a CDS encoding SRPBCC family protein yields MRMTMSTHIDADPDTVFEATTRFATAADFIGGIDKVEMLTDGPVGVGTRFRETRTFFGKTATEVMEVTDFRPGESYTLGAASNGCIYQTIVRCVPEDGGTRLEYDFSGEPQGLIGKLTAPLMALALGGTMRKCLAKDLEDIKASVESGGDAPESAALA; encoded by the coding sequence ATGCGGATGACCATGAGCACGCACATCGACGCCGACCCGGACACGGTCTTCGAGGCCACCACTCGGTTTGCGACCGCGGCGGACTTCATCGGCGGCATCGACAAGGTCGAGATGCTCACCGATGGGCCCGTGGGCGTGGGCACCCGCTTCCGCGAGACCCGGACGTTCTTCGGCAAGACCGCCACCGAGGTGATGGAGGTCACCGACTTCCGGCCCGGCGAGAGCTACACGCTCGGAGCGGCGTCCAACGGGTGCATCTACCAGACGATCGTCCGCTGCGTGCCCGAGGACGGCGGCACCCGCCTGGAGTACGACTTCTCGGGCGAGCCGCAGGGCCTGATTGGCAAGCTGACGGCCCCGCTGATGGCGCTCGCCCTGGGCGGCACCATGCGCAAGTGCCTGGCAAAGGACCTCGAGGACATCAAGGCCAGCGTCGAATCGGGCGGCGACGCCCCCGAGAGCGCCGCGCTGGCCTAG
- a CDS encoding thioredoxin domain-containing protein has product MNTRRLFATVAATASLATLAACSSGPATVLTDTDQSRLTAYAGEAEVVAVAMHADWCGACQQLGPKMQQAATDLDDPRLTLVKADLTDRDSPTGERTLDEIGLSSLFESNGGATGVVYLIDAETGAMLGEITNGNSAASIREKLSDAIATAS; this is encoded by the coding sequence ATGAACACCCGACGCCTGTTCGCCACGGTGGCCGCCACCGCCTCGCTCGCCACGCTCGCCGCCTGCTCGAGCGGACCCGCCACGGTGCTGACCGACACGGACCAGTCCCGCCTGACGGCCTACGCCGGCGAGGCCGAGGTCGTCGCCGTCGCGATGCACGCCGACTGGTGCGGGGCGTGCCAGCAGCTCGGTCCCAAGATGCAGCAGGCCGCCACCGACCTGGACGATCCGCGGCTCACGCTGGTCAAGGCCGACCTGACCGACCGTGATTCGCCGACGGGCGAGCGGACGCTGGACGAGATCGGGCTGTCGAGCCTCTTCGAGAGCAACGGCGGCGCGACGGGCGTGGTCTACCTGATCGACGCCGAGACGGGTGCGATGCTCGGCGAGATCACCAACGGCAACTCGGCGGCGAGCATCCGCGAGAAGCTGAGCGACGCGATCGCCACTGCGAGTTGA
- a CDS encoding peroxidase-related enzyme (This protein belongs to a clade of uncharacterized proteins related to peroxidases such as the alkylhydroperoxidase AhpD.) has protein sequence MAYVRIVPESQASGELAGLYRRFGNPDGTVDNVLKVHSANPESLAAHCALYVQSMHRPGPVSRAEREIVGVAVSRLNGCTYCLEHHAAGLARLLPGERKSLAATLKDGDASGLTERERAMVEYAEKLTRDPAGVAQRDVEALRSAGLTDREIVDVAQAAAYFAYANRIVLGLGAELGTGEGVTGAWPEESRPSG, from the coding sequence ATGGCGTACGTCCGGATCGTGCCCGAGTCGCAGGCCTCCGGCGAGCTGGCCGGGCTCTACCGCCGCTTCGGCAACCCAGACGGCACCGTGGACAACGTCCTGAAGGTCCACAGCGCCAACCCCGAGTCGCTCGCGGCCCACTGCGCGTTGTACGTCCAGTCGATGCACCGGCCCGGTCCGGTGTCGCGGGCCGAGCGAGAGATCGTGGGCGTCGCCGTCAGCCGGCTCAATGGCTGCACGTACTGCCTGGAGCACCACGCCGCCGGTCTGGCACGCCTGCTGCCCGGGGAACGCAAGTCCCTCGCAGCCACCCTGAAGGACGGCGATGCGTCCGGGCTGACCGAACGCGAGCGCGCGATGGTCGAGTACGCCGAGAAGCTCACACGCGACCCCGCGGGCGTGGCGCAACGCGACGTCGAGGCGCTGCGGTCGGCAGGCCTCACGGACCGAGAGATCGTGGACGTCGCGCAGGCGGCGGCGTACTTCGCCTACGCCAATCGCATCGTGCTGGGGCTCGGGGCCGAGCTGGGCACCGGCGAAGGGGTGACCGGTGCGTGGCCCGAGGAGTCGCGGCCAAGCGGCTGA
- a CDS encoding carboxyl transferase domain-containing protein — translation MSEQVAEKKTQQDPNATLRGRAGEFAEQAASIRAGGGAKAIDRQHAKGRLTARERVARLVDPVGGGAIDPRSVDPHADEIPGFQELGLWTANGMYAEHGGAPAAGVVTGIGVVQGRRHVIIANDATVKAGAFFPMTCKKIIRAQHVARMARLPLIYLVDSAGVYLPLQEDVFPDTDDFGRIFYLNSVLSAEGIRQTAAIMGYCVAGGGYLPVLCDTLLMTEGSGLYLAGPALVKAAIGQDVSDEELGGADMHAAISGTIDFKEPDDEACLVRVREVVGKQAVEAPENAPAEAIPPLRTAEDVYEIFTDKAGQQYDAKEILACIVDARALPNAEGHESLEPDFDEYKAEYGQSVVCGYARLGGHACGIVANQGALTERTQPGGKAGPSTAANMPRVIYDDSADKAARFIMDCNQRKVPIVFLHDTTGFMVGRDSEQGGIIRAGAKMVNAMSNCVVPKIVVITGSSYGAGNYAMCGRAFEPFLSLAWPGSKCAVMGAAQASGTLAMIEERSRQRKGEEIDEETHQQILAAVRASYSEQQDIRYGAARGWVDRIIEPHRTREELVDALAAANQGWDYSREFKTGVLQT, via the coding sequence GTGAGCGAGCAGGTTGCCGAGAAAAAGACGCAACAAGACCCGAACGCCACGCTCCGCGGACGCGCCGGTGAGTTCGCCGAGCAAGCCGCCTCGATCCGCGCCGGCGGCGGCGCGAAGGCCATCGATCGCCAGCACGCCAAGGGCCGCCTGACGGCCCGCGAGCGGGTCGCTCGCCTGGTCGATCCGGTGGGCGGCGGCGCGATCGACCCACGCTCCGTCGACCCGCACGCCGACGAGATCCCCGGCTTCCAGGAACTCGGGCTGTGGACCGCCAATGGCATGTACGCCGAGCACGGCGGGGCGCCGGCGGCGGGCGTGGTCACCGGCATCGGCGTCGTGCAGGGCCGCCGGCACGTCATCATCGCCAACGACGCCACGGTCAAGGCCGGCGCGTTCTTCCCGATGACCTGCAAGAAGATCATCCGCGCCCAGCACGTCGCCCGGATGGCCCGGCTGCCGCTGATCTACCTCGTCGATAGCGCGGGCGTCTACCTGCCGCTACAGGAGGACGTGTTCCCCGACACCGATGACTTCGGCCGCATCTTCTACCTCAACAGCGTGCTGAGCGCCGAGGGCATCCGCCAGACGGCGGCCATCATGGGCTACTGCGTCGCCGGTGGGGGCTACCTGCCGGTGCTCTGCGACACGCTGCTCATGACCGAGGGCAGCGGCCTCTACCTCGCGGGCCCGGCGCTGGTCAAGGCCGCCATCGGCCAGGACGTCAGCGACGAGGAACTCGGCGGCGCCGACATGCACGCGGCGATCAGCGGCACCATCGACTTCAAGGAGCCCGATGACGAGGCCTGCCTCGTGCGGGTGCGGGAAGTCGTGGGCAAGCAGGCCGTCGAAGCCCCGGAGAACGCACCCGCGGAGGCCATCCCGCCGCTGCGCACCGCCGAGGACGTCTACGAGATCTTCACCGACAAGGCCGGCCAGCAGTACGACGCCAAGGAGATCCTGGCCTGCATCGTCGATGCCCGGGCGCTGCCCAACGCCGAGGGCCACGAGAGCCTCGAGCCCGATTTCGACGAGTACAAGGCCGAGTACGGCCAGTCGGTCGTCTGCGGCTACGCCCGCCTCGGCGGGCACGCGTGCGGCATCGTCGCCAACCAAGGCGCCCTGACCGAGCGGACGCAGCCCGGCGGCAAGGCCGGCCCGAGCACCGCCGCCAATATGCCGCGGGTGATCTACGACGACAGCGCCGACAAGGCCGCCCGCTTCATCATGGACTGCAACCAGCGAAAGGTGCCCATCGTCTTCCTGCACGACACGACGGGCTTCATGGTCGGCCGCGATAGCGAGCAGGGCGGCATCATCCGCGCCGGCGCCAAGATGGTCAACGCCATGAGCAACTGCGTGGTGCCCAAGATCGTCGTGATCACCGGCAGCAGCTACGGCGCGGGCAACTACGCCATGTGCGGGCGGGCCTTCGAGCCGTTCCTGAGCCTCGCCTGGCCCGGCAGCAAGTGTGCCGTGATGGGCGCCGCCCAGGCCAGCGGCACCCTCGCCATGATCGAGGAGCGCAGCCGCCAGCGCAAGGGCGAGGAGATCGACGAGGAGACCCACCAGCAGATCCTCGCCGCCGTCCGCGCCAGCTACAGCGAGCAGCAGGACATCCGCTACGGCGCCGCTCGGGGCTGGGTGGACCGCATCATCGAGCCGCACCGCACCCGCGAGGAACTGGTCGACGCACTTGCGGCCGCCAACCAGGGCTGGGACTACAGCCGCGAATTCAAGACCGGGGTGCTCCAGACGTGA
- the folE2 gene encoding GTP cyclohydrolase FolE2 produces MPDMQSTADRREIAIDRVGVRSVRYPIRLATRDGGEQASVATLSMSVALPHTQKGTHMSRFIEVLEAHACEPLTPERFPEVARAIRERLNAQEAHIEAGFTYFVKKKAPVTGIESLMDYDVTFACTSNGDDDFIMTVAAPATSLCPCSKEISEYGAHNQRCTITASVRFDGAMWIEDLVEICESASSLEVFALLKRPDEKYVTEKAYDNPKFVEDIVRDLAIALNDEDRVTWFAISSENYESIHSHNAYAELERQK; encoded by the coding sequence ATGCCCGACATGCAGTCGACGGCCGACCGCCGCGAGATTGCCATCGATCGCGTCGGCGTGCGCTCGGTCCGCTATCCCATCCGCCTTGCGACCCGCGATGGCGGCGAGCAGGCGTCGGTGGCCACGCTCAGCATGTCCGTCGCGCTGCCCCACACCCAGAAGGGCACGCACATGAGCCGCTTCATCGAGGTGCTCGAGGCCCACGCGTGCGAGCCGCTCACGCCCGAGCGCTTCCCCGAGGTCGCCCGGGCCATCCGCGAGCGGCTGAACGCCCAGGAGGCCCACATCGAGGCCGGCTTCACCTACTTCGTCAAGAAGAAGGCCCCCGTCACCGGCATCGAGAGCCTGATGGACTACGACGTCACCTTCGCCTGCACGAGCAACGGCGACGACGACTTCATCATGACCGTGGCCGCCCCCGCGACGAGCCTGTGCCCCTGCAGCAAGGAGATCAGCGAGTACGGCGCCCACAACCAGCGGTGCACCATCACCGCGAGCGTGCGCTTCGATGGCGCCATGTGGATCGAGGACCTCGTGGAGATCTGCGAGAGCGCCAGCTCGCTCGAGGTGTTCGCGCTGCTCAAGCGGCCCGACGAGAAGTACGTCACCGAGAAGGCCTACGACAACCCCAAGTTCGTCGAGGACATCGTCCGCGATCTCGCCATCGCGCTCAACGACGAGGACCGCGTGACCTGGTTCGCGATCTCCAGCGAGAACTACGAGAGCATCCACAGCCACAACGCCTACGCCGAGCTCGAGCGGCAGAAGTAG
- a CDS encoding TlpA disulfide reductase family protein yields MTRPLDRLRSAAIALVVGAGTVALAQVQAHVQDEHLDAVLGELAADRAAFAASGGGTYDQWIAMQRDALAKIDFGGLSMHQLARLYGEALLDRPDGRRPALDRLDALRPMVREHSAEGAALAALEYGLRGAPSPEHHPDTELQSKLLGRAVRHAHLHEAMARGLTPGFVNAIEQARDPEVLRAHRDAIADLPRMVVASPPRMAVEVRSLWSLLGRLDLDAEQREAHRVMLVDYLRRSAEAAGPDGGDAIADDGERAFVRDTLAVLDGASARGTLIGHEAPEMTIEWSSDDSIASLADLRGSVVVLDFWTTWCGPCLSSFPDVQALIDHYEGLPVRVMGVTSLQGRVYNLRSDGPIDCEDDPAAEHDLMPEFMAERNMTWPVVFTRQDVFNPDFGVRGIPHVAIIDGRGIVRYNGLHPAAPMAAKTEKIDGLLREMGVEPPAGDDPDG; encoded by the coding sequence ATGACACGCCCGCTCGACAGACTGCGCTCCGCGGCGATCGCCCTGGTGGTCGGCGCCGGCACGGTCGCGCTCGCCCAGGTCCAGGCTCACGTCCAGGACGAGCACCTCGACGCCGTCCTCGGCGAGCTGGCGGCCGACCGTGCGGCGTTCGCCGCGTCCGGCGGCGGCACCTACGACCAGTGGATCGCCATGCAGCGAGACGCGCTCGCCAAGATCGACTTCGGCGGGCTCTCCATGCACCAGCTCGCCCGGCTCTACGGCGAGGCGCTTCTGGACCGGCCCGACGGACGGAGACCGGCCCTCGATCGGCTCGACGCCCTGCGACCGATGGTGCGGGAGCACTCCGCCGAGGGCGCTGCGCTGGCGGCGCTGGAGTACGGGCTTCGCGGCGCGCCCTCGCCGGAGCACCACCCGGACACCGAGCTGCAATCGAAGCTGCTGGGCCGTGCCGTCCGCCACGCCCACCTCCACGAAGCGATGGCCCGCGGCCTGACCCCGGGCTTCGTGAACGCGATCGAGCAGGCACGCGACCCGGAGGTTCTGCGTGCGCACCGCGACGCGATCGCGGACCTGCCGCGCATGGTGGTCGCCTCCCCGCCCCGGATGGCGGTCGAGGTGCGATCGCTGTGGAGCCTGCTGGGGCGGCTCGACCTCGACGCCGAGCAGCGAGAGGCCCACCGCGTGATGCTCGTCGACTACCTGCGCCGCAGCGCCGAGGCCGCTGGGCCGGATGGCGGCGACGCGATCGCCGACGACGGCGAGCGTGCGTTCGTGCGGGACACGCTGGCGGTGCTGGACGGAGCATCGGCTCGCGGCACGCTCATCGGCCACGAGGCGCCGGAGATGACCATCGAGTGGTCGAGCGATGACTCCATCGCGTCTCTGGCGGATCTCCGAGGCAGCGTGGTGGTCCTCGACTTCTGGACGACGTGGTGCGGGCCGTGCCTCTCGAGCTTCCCCGATGTACAGGCCCTCATCGATCACTACGAGGGCCTGCCGGTGCGGGTCATGGGCGTGACCAGCCTCCAGGGCAGGGTGTACAACCTGCGGAGCGACGGGCCGATCGACTGCGAGGACGACCCGGCCGCGGAGCACGACCTCATGCCCGAGTTCATGGCGGAACGCAACATGACGTGGCCGGTCGTGTTCACGCGGCAGGACGTATTCAACCCGGACTTCGGCGTGCGCGGCATTCCGCACGTCGCGATCATCGATGGCCGGGGGATCGTCCGGTACAACGGCCTGCACCCCGCGGCCCCGATGGCGGCCAAGACCGAGAAGATCGACGGCCTGCTCCGCGAGATGGGCGTCGAGCCGCCGGCCGGCGACGATCCCGACGGCTGA
- a CDS encoding PhzF family phenazine biosynthesis protein translates to MKLYHVDAFTSRVFGGNPAAVIPVGEWPDDDAMQAIAAENNLSETAFIGPDADGDDRRIRWFTPEREVDLCGHATLASAHVLWNHEGEVVEQLTFASRSGPLSVSREMQQGEHAMDLIVLDFPAFGTEPVEITAALVEALGARPSELHRSTGAKRNLMAVFESKKDVHDLRPDFETLADRALVGDSLGLIATAPGASHDFVSRYFAPAAGVPEDPVTGSAHCVLAPYWGARLGKSRLSARQVSKRGGELRCDLASSEHGDRVLIAGHAVTYMVGEIGVATPVTA, encoded by the coding sequence ATGAAGCTGTACCACGTCGATGCGTTCACCAGCCGCGTGTTCGGGGGCAACCCCGCCGCCGTCATCCCCGTGGGCGAGTGGCCCGACGACGACGCGATGCAGGCCATCGCCGCCGAGAACAACCTGAGCGAGACCGCCTTCATCGGCCCGGACGCCGACGGGGACGATCGCCGCATCCGCTGGTTCACGCCCGAGCGGGAGGTCGACCTGTGCGGCCACGCCACGCTCGCCAGCGCACACGTGCTGTGGAACCACGAGGGTGAGGTCGTCGAGCAGCTCACGTTCGCCTCGAGGAGTGGGCCGCTGTCGGTCTCCCGCGAGATGCAGCAGGGCGAGCACGCCATGGACCTCATCGTGCTCGATTTCCCCGCCTTCGGCACCGAACCCGTCGAGATCACCGCGGCCTTGGTCGAGGCGCTCGGTGCCCGCCCGAGCGAGCTGCACCGCAGCACCGGCGCCAAGCGCAATCTCATGGCGGTCTTCGAGAGCAAGAAGGACGTGCATGACCTGCGGCCCGACTTCGAGACGCTGGCCGACCGGGCGCTGGTCGGCGACAGCCTGGGGCTCATCGCGACGGCCCCGGGCGCGAGCCACGACTTCGTGTCCCGCTACTTCGCGCCCGCCGCGGGCGTGCCGGAGGATCCCGTCACGGGGTCGGCCCACTGCGTGCTCGCGCCCTACTGGGGCGCGCGGCTCGGCAAGTCACGGCTGTCGGCGCGGCAGGTCTCGAAGCGCGGCGGCGAGCTGCGGTGCGACCTCGCGTCGAGCGAGCACGGCGACCGCGTGCTCATCGCGGGGCACGCGGTGACGTACATGGTGGGCGAGATCGGCGTCGCGACGCCCGTGACCGCGTAG
- the aspS gene encoding aspartate--tRNA ligase, with the protein MLKRTTACGELREANVGETVSLAGWVNNYRDHGSGLVFIDVRDHTGLTQLVFDKEDAPHEVVDAADKLRNEDVIAARGRVRLRDGGPNPKLATGTIEVVVEELHTLAKADTPPFQPGDEQNLPGEELRLKYRYLDLRRPAMQRTLRTRHRVTKIARDFFDALGFIEVETPSLCRSTPEGARDYLVPSRLQPGEFYALPQSPQLFKQILMVAGADRYMQVCRCFRDEDPRADRQAEFSQIDLELSFVEREDVLEMMEAFARTLWKEVLGVEVPAFQRMTYREAMDRFGIDRPDLRFGLELVDISDLAAKTDFRVFGDALAKNPGEAPAFLRNGGVVKAIRVPGGAATLTRKLTDGYTEFVKQFGAGGVPVAKVAESGFETGIARFVEPIFADLKERMGLEAGDTVLFGADAYDTCTRALGELRIKVARDLGLIDENQWAFLWVVDFPMFEFDEGGGRYHALHHPFTAPRSDQIEDFLAVDPANREAVKAILSDGYDMVCNGSEIGGGSIRIHRRDVQQKVFGLLGLSEEEAREKFSFLLEALRFGAPPHGGIAFGLDRLVMHLAGTDNIRDVMAFPKTQTGADLMTEAPAAVDEAQLRDLHIRLADEASPADSRAGQPLSVEAT; encoded by the coding sequence ATGCTGAAGCGCACGACCGCGTGCGGCGAGCTCCGCGAGGCCAACGTCGGCGAGACCGTCAGCCTCGCGGGCTGGGTCAACAACTACCGCGACCACGGCTCGGGGCTGGTGTTCATCGACGTCCGCGACCACACGGGACTGACGCAGTTGGTCTTCGACAAGGAAGATGCGCCGCACGAGGTGGTGGACGCGGCCGACAAGCTGCGCAACGAGGACGTGATCGCGGCCCGGGGACGGGTCCGCCTGCGAGACGGCGGCCCCAACCCGAAGCTGGCGACGGGCACCATCGAGGTGGTGGTCGAGGAGCTGCACACGCTGGCGAAGGCCGACACGCCGCCCTTCCAGCCCGGCGACGAGCAGAACCTGCCCGGGGAGGAGCTGCGCCTGAAGTACCGCTACCTCGACCTCCGCCGGCCCGCGATGCAGCGAACGCTCCGGACGCGGCACCGGGTGACCAAGATCGCGCGGGACTTCTTCGATGCGCTGGGGTTCATCGAGGTCGAGACGCCGAGCCTGTGCCGGTCGACGCCCGAGGGCGCGCGGGACTACCTCGTACCCAGCCGGCTGCAGCCCGGCGAGTTCTACGCGCTACCGCAGAGCCCGCAGCTGTTCAAGCAGATCCTGATGGTGGCCGGCGCCGACCGCTACATGCAGGTCTGCCGCTGCTTCCGCGATGAGGACCCCAGGGCCGACCGCCAGGCCGAGTTCAGCCAGATCGACCTCGAGCTGTCCTTCGTGGAGCGCGAGGACGTGCTGGAGATGATGGAGGCCTTCGCCCGCACGCTCTGGAAGGAGGTGCTGGGCGTCGAGGTCCCCGCCTTCCAGCGGATGACCTACCGCGAGGCGATGGACCGCTTCGGCATCGACCGGCCCGACCTGCGCTTCGGGCTCGAACTGGTGGACATCTCCGACCTGGCCGCGAAGACCGACTTCCGCGTCTTCGGCGATGCGCTCGCGAAGAACCCGGGCGAGGCGCCCGCCTTCCTGCGCAACGGCGGCGTGGTCAAGGCCATCCGCGTGCCGGGCGGGGCCGCCACGCTGACCCGCAAGCTGACCGACGGCTACACCGAGTTCGTCAAGCAGTTCGGCGCGGGCGGCGTGCCCGTCGCCAAGGTGGCCGAGAGCGGGTTCGAGACCGGCATCGCGCGGTTCGTCGAGCCGATCTTCGCGGACCTCAAGGAACGCATGGGGCTGGAAGCCGGCGACACCGTGCTCTTCGGCGCCGACGCGTACGACACCTGCACCAGGGCGCTGGGCGAGCTGCGGATCAAGGTCGCCCGCGACCTGGGCCTCATCGACGAAAACCAATGGGCGTTCCTGTGGGTCGTCGACTTCCCGATGTTCGAGTTTGACGAGGGAGGCGGCCGCTACCACGCGCTGCACCATCCCTTCACGGCGCCGCGGTCCGACCAGATCGAGGACTTCCTGGCGGTGGACCCGGCCAACCGCGAGGCGGTCAAGGCCATCCTGAGCGACGGCTACGACATGGTGTGCAACGGCAGCGAGATCGGCGGCGGCTCGATCCGCATCCACCGCCGCGACGTGCAGCAGAAGGTCTTCGGGCTGCTCGGTCTGTCCGAGGAGGAGGCCCGGGAGAAGTTCAGCTTCCTGCTCGAGGCGCTGCGCTTCGGCGCGCCGCCGCACGGCGGCATCGCCTTCGGCCTGGATCGGCTGGTGATGCACCTGGCGGGCACGGACAACATCCGTGACGTGATGGCGTTCCCCAAGACGCAGACCGGGGCGGACCTGATGACCGAGGCCCCGGCCGCCGTGGACGAGGCCCAGCTGCGAGACCTGCACATCCGCCTGGCGGACGAGGCCTCGCCGGCGGACTCCCGGGCGGGCCAACCGCTGAGCGTCGAAGCGACGTAG
- a CDS encoding DUF4198 domain-containing protein — MTPRRLSLPALAVLFVGACMTLGHDFWLEPSSHRVAPGDRVDVAIMIGHHDDLDSFPRRPGHAKSFRLVGPSGHHEIAGEDGDDPAGSLTAPEDGAYWIVYHGNPSFIELDAKKFEEYLKHEGLGHIIEERARLGESDEPGLEAYSRCAKAAIRVGASSTPAHAEFLRTPVGLPLELIPLDDPFTLRAGDDLAVRLLHRGEPLADAMIEAMHRRDDQQTPRTAWVLTNERGEAMIRFDHPGRWVLANTHMVRKTVSSATDAESAGGSAAEPTSEADRADWESHWATLAIEIAPR, encoded by the coding sequence ATGACGCCACGACGACTCTCGCTGCCCGCACTGGCCGTGCTCTTCGTTGGCGCGTGCATGACGCTCGGCCACGACTTCTGGCTCGAGCCGTCGTCGCACCGCGTTGCCCCCGGAGACCGGGTCGACGTCGCGATCATGATCGGCCACCACGACGATCTGGATTCGTTTCCGCGTCGGCCCGGGCACGCCAAGTCGTTCCGATTGGTTGGTCCGAGCGGGCACCACGAGATCGCCGGCGAGGATGGCGATGACCCGGCGGGCTCCCTGACGGCGCCCGAGGATGGCGCGTACTGGATCGTCTACCACGGCAATCCCAGCTTCATCGAGCTCGACGCCAAGAAGTTCGAGGAGTATCTCAAGCACGAGGGGCTCGGACACATCATCGAGGAGCGCGCCCGACTGGGCGAGTCGGACGAGCCGGGCCTCGAGGCATATTCACGCTGCGCCAAGGCGGCCATCCGCGTCGGAGCCAGCTCGACGCCCGCGCACGCCGAGTTCCTGCGCACGCCGGTCGGCCTCCCGCTGGAATTGATCCCGCTCGACGATCCGTTTACGCTGCGCGCGGGCGACGACCTGGCGGTGAGGCTGCTGCACCGGGGCGAGCCGCTGGCGGACGCGATGATCGAGGCCATGCACCGCCGGGACGACCAGCAGACCCCCCGGACGGCCTGGGTGCTCACCAACGAGCGCGGCGAGGCGATGATTCGCTTCGATCATCCCGGACGCTGGGTGCTCGCGAATACGCACATGGTCCGCAAGACGGTGTCATCCGCGACCGACGCCGAGTCCGCTGGCGGATCCGCGGCCGAACCGACCAGCGAGGCCGACCGGGCCGACTGGGAGAGCCACTGGGCGACGCTGGCGATCGAGATCGCGCCGCGTTAG